Proteins from one Mycolicibacter virginiensis genomic window:
- a CDS encoding MarR family winged helix-turn-helix transcriptional regulator: MTESTADTPQVTAIAEGLHRSLSKLFSILRRGDISRGTPTGELTLAQLSILITLLNRGPIRMTELAAHERVRTPTTTVAIRRLEKIGLVKRSRDPSDLRAVLVDITPEGLASHRESLANRHAALAAMLSKLSQEDLDTLTRALEPLERLATCDGVEPAAAGDAGCPMDCG; encoded by the coding sequence ATGACGGAGAGCACTGCCGATACGCCGCAGGTGACGGCGATCGCGGAAGGCTTGCACCGCTCGCTGTCCAAACTCTTTTCGATACTGCGGCGCGGCGACATCAGCAGAGGCACGCCGACCGGCGAGTTGACCCTGGCTCAGCTGTCGATCCTGATCACGCTGCTGAATCGCGGCCCCATCCGCATGACCGAGCTGGCCGCTCACGAACGGGTCCGCACCCCCACCACCACGGTGGCGATCCGCCGCCTGGAGAAGATCGGCCTGGTCAAGCGCAGCCGGGATCCGTCCGATCTGCGGGCGGTGCTGGTTGACATCACCCCCGAAGGCCTGGCCAGCCACCGCGAGTCGCTGGCAAACCGGCACGCCGCGCTGGCGGCGATGCTGAGCAAGCTCAGCCAGGAAGACCTGGACACCCTGACCCGGGCGCTCGAGCCCCTGGAGCGCCTGGCCACCTGTGACGGTGTCGAACCGGCAGCCGCCGGCGATGCGGGCTGCCCCATGGATTGCGGTTGA
- a CDS encoding SDR family oxidoreductase → MPTALITGAGGGIGSAIAAALAPTHTLLLAGRPSARLDAVAERLGATTWPLDLADIDGIDAATEIVDELDVLVHNAGVMLPGAAGESYIEEWRATFEVNVFGAVALTLALLPALRAARGQVVFINSGAGHRVSPGMASYSASKFALRAFADSLRSDEPALRVTTVYPGRVDTDMQQDLVAYEGGEYDPARFLRPDTVAEVVAAAIRTPAEAQLQEVVIRPR, encoded by the coding sequence ATGCCGACTGCTCTGATCACCGGAGCCGGCGGCGGTATCGGTTCGGCGATAGCGGCGGCATTGGCGCCCACCCACACCCTATTGCTCGCCGGTCGGCCATCAGCGCGTCTCGACGCGGTGGCCGAAAGGCTCGGTGCCACCACCTGGCCGCTCGACCTGGCCGACATCGACGGGATCGACGCAGCCACCGAGATCGTCGACGAACTCGACGTCTTGGTGCACAACGCCGGGGTGATGCTGCCGGGTGCTGCCGGCGAGTCCTATATCGAGGAGTGGCGGGCCACGTTCGAGGTGAACGTATTCGGTGCGGTGGCCCTGACCCTGGCTCTGTTACCCGCGTTGCGGGCGGCCCGCGGGCAGGTGGTCTTCATCAACTCCGGTGCCGGACACCGGGTTTCCCCGGGAATGGCGTCGTATTCGGCGAGCAAGTTCGCGCTGCGGGCGTTCGCGGATTCACTGCGCAGTGACGAGCCGGCACTACGGGTCACCACCGTGTACCCGGGCCGGGTCGACACCGACATGCAGCAAGACCTGGTCGCCTATGAGGGCGGCGAGTACGACCCGGCCCGCTTCCTGCGTCCCGACACCGTGGCCGAAGTGGTGGCCGCCGCGATACGCACACCCGCCGAGGCACAGCTGCAAGAAGTGGTGATCCGGCCGCGCTGA
- a CDS encoding adenylate/guanylate cyclase domain-containing protein yields MWAESGAFHETLAELGLFDGLDASAREERAELVVWLLEEGFGLDQIRAKVAPMLMPAHRALGDDGKYVSERAVSADHGIDLALLQGIERALGLPRLDDPDAALLLRADGEAAVRLQRLVGAGLDPGQVLLMIRRLSEGISRAVPAFRYSTISAIMRPGLTELEVAKAHEEIVRTVIPLLGDMIRDILFVQLRRVLEGEEVNATERAAGVALPGARQLAVAFADMVGFTRLGEAIPPEELVGLVERLADLAHEVVNPPVRLVKTIGDAVMLVSSDAAKLLGATLQLLDRAADDPDLPQLRAGIASGWAVSRARDWFGSPVNVASRVTSVAEPGEVMTEGAAREAIGEAPGYAWSFVGTRALKGVEGETKLFRVRRQETR; encoded by the coding sequence ATGTGGGCCGAGAGCGGAGCATTCCACGAGACGCTGGCGGAGCTGGGGCTGTTCGACGGTCTGGATGCCAGTGCCCGCGAGGAGCGTGCCGAGCTGGTGGTCTGGTTGCTGGAGGAGGGCTTCGGGCTGGACCAGATCCGCGCCAAGGTGGCGCCGATGCTGATGCCGGCGCATCGTGCGCTGGGCGACGACGGCAAATACGTGTCAGAACGTGCGGTCAGCGCCGACCACGGCATTGATCTGGCCCTGTTGCAGGGCATCGAACGTGCGCTGGGGCTGCCGCGGTTGGATGATCCCGATGCCGCCCTGCTTTTGCGGGCCGACGGCGAGGCCGCCGTGCGATTGCAGCGACTTGTCGGGGCCGGTCTGGACCCGGGCCAGGTGCTGCTGATGATCCGCCGGCTTTCCGAGGGCATATCCCGGGCGGTTCCGGCGTTCCGGTACAGCACCATATCGGCGATCATGCGGCCGGGCCTCACCGAGCTTGAGGTCGCCAAAGCCCACGAGGAGATCGTGCGAACCGTTATCCCCTTGTTGGGGGACATGATTCGCGACATTCTGTTTGTCCAGCTGCGGCGGGTGCTGGAAGGTGAGGAGGTCAACGCCACCGAGCGGGCGGCCGGGGTTGCGCTGCCCGGGGCGCGGCAGCTCGCGGTGGCCTTCGCCGACATGGTCGGGTTCACCCGGCTGGGCGAGGCGATACCGCCCGAGGAACTGGTGGGACTCGTTGAACGCCTTGCCGATCTGGCGCACGAGGTGGTCAACCCTCCGGTGCGGCTGGTCAAGACGATCGGCGATGCGGTGATGCTGGTGTCGTCCGACGCCGCGAAGCTGCTCGGCGCCACGCTGCAGCTGCTGGACCGCGCCGCCGACGACCCCGACCTGCCGCAACTGCGGGCCGGTATCGCGTCGGGATGGGCGGTGAGCCGCGCCCGGGATTGGTTCGGCAGCCCGGTCAATGTCGCGAGCCGGGTCACCAGCGTCGCCGAGCCCGGCGAGGTCATGACGGAGGGCGCGGCCCGCGAGGCCATCGGGGAGGCCCCGGGGTACGCCTGGTCGTTTGTTGGAACCCGTGCACTGAAGGGTGTGGAGGGCGAGACCAAATTGTTCCGGGTGCGGCGGCAGGAAACCCGATAG
- a CDS encoding sensor domain-containing protein: MRDSHTLGMFTAAIAAAGWVLAAPAVAAPVEAGDLAALQPDPASLNSIFAGPGLRNPSLTVTDHANGLRNYKSIEKGCVGAVYPATESTYGGTSFRGIDLQTLTSDVTGPVRVRVTTVIAAFPTEEAASDFVSETAQSWQNCAGDQVNLTLPGQDDEQWYVQTPSEAGDGFAVRTNRVSDHSTCSHVITGKSNAAIEVLVCSSGIVSDQALKVADQVRAGIIG; encoded by the coding sequence ATGCGCGATTCGCACACTCTGGGCATGTTCACCGCCGCCATCGCTGCGGCCGGGTGGGTGCTTGCGGCGCCGGCCGTCGCCGCCCCGGTCGAGGCCGGTGACCTCGCGGCGCTGCAGCCCGACCCCGCATCGCTCAACAGCATCTTCGCCGGTCCCGGACTGCGGAACCCCTCGCTGACCGTCACCGACCACGCCAACGGGCTGCGGAACTACAAGTCCATTGAGAAGGGGTGTGTCGGGGCGGTCTATCCGGCAACCGAATCGACTTATGGCGGCACTTCATTCCGCGGGATCGATCTGCAGACCCTCACCAGCGATGTGACCGGTCCGGTTCGGGTGCGGGTTACGACGGTGATCGCCGCGTTCCCCACCGAAGAGGCCGCGTCGGACTTCGTGAGCGAGACCGCGCAGTCCTGGCAGAACTGCGCCGGTGACCAGGTCAACCTGACGCTGCCCGGCCAAGACGACGAGCAGTGGTACGTGCAGACCCCGTCGGAGGCCGGCGACGGCTTCGCGGTACGCACCAACCGGGTCTCGGACCACTCGACGTGCTCGCACGTGATCACCGGAAAGTCCAACGCGGCCATCGAGGTTCTGGTGTGCAGCAGCGGGATCGTGTCCGATCAGGCGCTCAAGGTAGCCGACCAGGTCCGGGCGGGCATCATCGGCTGA